The proteins below come from a single Prolixibacter sp. NT017 genomic window:
- a CDS encoding ABC transporter ATP-binding protein, with amino-acid sequence MRKKTKRDKTAPKKKVNLFALLKPYRTMVIFLVLFALLGNGANLIIPKIISHGIDTFNSGHYVFRTIAIEFLTATLAIFFFTYLQAVVQTYASEKVARDLRKKLSDKISRQSFTFIRENNPSKLLTNLTSDMDSVKTFVAQAVASIVSSVFVIIGTCVLLLTIDWKLALPVITMIPIIGFAFYMVLKRVRVLFRRSREVVDWLNKVINESILGAAIIRVVNAQQAEYRKFLSANTEAKDLGISILTLFATLIPVITFVANLATLTILALGGHYVINGSMTLGNFAAFNSYVAILIFPIIVIGFMSNVIARATASYERIDKVMKAPETVDKGTIEKPVKGNIELQNVTVSYDDKPALKNVSLNITAGSQTAIIGPTAAGKTQLLYLLTGLIHPNEGTVLFDGIPLDDYRKETFHNQIGFVFQDSVMFNLSLRENIAFSDTVTDESLEKAIETAELKEFVQTLPKKLDTLVSERGTSLSGGQKQRIMLARALALNPKILLLDDFTARVDQQTEQKIIGNVLKNYPDLTLISVTQKIAPVKHYEQIILLMEGEVVAAGKHETLLETSPEYMQIYQSQKSTSHYETTTSS; translated from the coding sequence ATGCGTAAAAAAACAAAACGAGATAAGACGGCTCCCAAAAAGAAAGTCAACCTGTTTGCTTTGCTGAAACCGTACCGGACGATGGTCATTTTTCTGGTACTCTTTGCCCTGCTCGGAAACGGAGCCAACCTGATCATCCCGAAAATCATTTCACACGGCATCGATACGTTCAACAGCGGGCACTACGTCTTCCGAACCATCGCCATCGAGTTTCTGACAGCCACGCTGGCCATCTTCTTCTTCACCTACCTGCAGGCAGTTGTGCAGACGTACGCTTCGGAAAAAGTAGCACGCGACCTGCGAAAGAAACTCTCCGACAAGATATCGCGGCAGAGTTTTACTTTTATCCGCGAAAACAATCCGTCGAAGCTGCTCACCAACCTGACGTCCGACATGGATTCAGTGAAAACATTCGTGGCTCAGGCTGTGGCTTCCATTGTTTCTTCGGTGTTTGTCATTATCGGAACCTGTGTGCTCCTCCTCACCATCGACTGGAAGCTCGCCCTGCCGGTCATTACCATGATTCCCATCATCGGCTTTGCCTTTTACATGGTATTGAAACGGGTAAGGGTATTGTTCCGGCGCAGCCGCGAAGTAGTCGACTGGCTCAACAAGGTCATCAATGAAAGCATTCTGGGAGCCGCTATCATTCGCGTGGTGAATGCACAGCAGGCCGAATACCGGAAATTCCTTTCGGCAAATACCGAAGCGAAGGATTTGGGCATCTCCATCCTGACGCTGTTTGCGACTCTTATTCCGGTCATCACTTTCGTGGCGAATTTAGCGACCCTGACTATTTTGGCGCTCGGTGGCCACTACGTCATCAACGGAAGTATGACGCTGGGAAATTTTGCCGCCTTCAACAGTTATGTAGCCATTCTCATCTTTCCCATCATCGTCATTGGCTTCATGAGCAACGTCATTGCACGGGCGACTGCTTCCTATGAACGAATTGACAAGGTGATGAAGGCCCCTGAAACGGTCGATAAGGGAACCATCGAAAAGCCGGTAAAAGGCAATATCGAGCTACAGAATGTAACCGTATCCTACGATGATAAGCCGGCCCTGAAAAACGTTTCGCTAAACATCACCGCCGGTTCGCAGACTGCCATCATCGGCCCGACAGCCGCCGGAAAAACGCAACTGCTGTATCTCCTGACGGGATTGATTCATCCCAACGAAGGAACGGTGCTATTCGACGGGATTCCGCTGGACGATTACCGGAAAGAAACGTTCCATAACCAAATTGGATTTGTCTTTCAGGACAGTGTGATGTTCAATCTGAGCTTACGCGAAAATATTGCCTTCAGCGATACGGTAACCGATGAATCGCTGGAGAAGGCCATCGAAACGGCCGAGTTGAAAGAGTTTGTCCAAACGTTACCGAAGAAACTGGACACATTAGTTTCGGAAAGGGGAACCAGCCTTTCCGGTGGACAAAAGCAACGCATCATGCTGGCGCGGGCACTGGCGCTCAATCCGAAAATCCTGTTGCTCGACGACTTCACCGCAAGGGTCGACCAGCAAACCGAACAGAAAATCATCGGGAACGTACTGAAGAATTACCCCGATTTGACGCTGATTTCGGTTACCCAGAAAATCGCGCCGGTCAAACATTACGAGCAAATCATTCTCCTGATGGAAGGCGAAGTAGTCGCAGCCGGAAAACACGAAACGCTACTGGAAACTTCTCCGGAATACATGCAGATTTACCAGTCGCAGAAAAGCACCAGCCACTATGAAACAACAACATCATCATAA
- a CDS encoding RNA polymerase sigma factor: MAQKLNISEIVKSYSSRLTGFIRKRVENAEDAEDILQEVFYQLAEADRLMKPIEQLTAWLFTVTRNRITDRYRKKQPDLFAEFYSDDEEEQVVEEFGAILADDQDSPENEYIRTLVWEELEDALEDLPPEQRDVFRWTEFDGKSFKEISKETGEPVNTWISRKRYAIVYLRERLQILYDELIND, from the coding sequence GTGGCTCAAAAACTGAATATATCTGAAATCGTCAAATCATACAGCAGCCGGCTGACCGGATTCATCCGGAAGCGGGTGGAAAATGCGGAAGACGCTGAGGATATCCTTCAGGAAGTTTTTTACCAATTAGCTGAAGCCGACCGGTTGATGAAACCGATCGAACAACTGACAGCATGGCTGTTTACCGTTACCCGGAACCGGATCACCGACCGTTACCGGAAAAAGCAACCGGACCTGTTCGCCGAATTCTATTCCGACGACGAGGAAGAACAGGTAGTGGAAGAGTTTGGAGCCATTCTGGCCGACGACCAGGATTCGCCCGAGAACGAGTACATCCGTACGCTGGTTTGGGAGGAACTGGAAGATGCACTGGAAGATCTTCCGCCCGAACAGCGGGATGTTTTCCGCTGGACCGAATTCGACGGGAAATCTTTCAAAGAAATTTCCAAAGAAACCGGTGAACCGGTCAACACCTGGATATCGCGCAAACGCTATGCTATAGTCTATTTGAGAGAACGATTACAAATTTTATACGACGAATTAATAAACGATTAA
- a CDS encoding ABC transporter ATP-binding protein: protein MDYNLYTSSDETGKKKSTFASLKSLVAHMVEEKRTLITAFIAMQVAAALTLLGPLLIGHTIDTYVQTKQFHGVLVFSSILLVMYIISLFAGYLQTKLMGTVGQRMLFTLRNALFNKIQELPYDFFNQNKAGDLISRLNNDTDKVNQFFSQSLMQFVRSILIMIGAGIFLLSINLELGAAALAPAVIIWLITRFASPWVKKRNAVNLKSVGNLSSEVQESLNNFKVIVAFNRRDYFRKRFDEANLDNYNTSVKAGIANNLFMPVYTFFSNIGQLVVLTFGIYLIATNHFTIGLLISFLAYITNFYNPLRQLASLWASFQVALAAWDRIRKILNMENNMPLLEAATNVESNALLSFRDVSFTYPNGTEVLHHINFDLEKGKTYAFVGPTGGGKTTTASLISRLYDPTSGTVCLDGKNIGAYTPEERTRKIGFILQEPFLFSGTIRDNILYGNEAYREYKDDELTRLIHDAGLESLLERFDQGLNTKVDVSGDGISLGQKQLIAFMRAVLRQPDLLILDEATANIDTVTEQLLDEILQKLPSHTTKVIIAHRLNTIANADEIYFVNSGEVTRAGSLADAVQMLKEGKMAS, encoded by the coding sequence ATGGATTACAACCTCTATACATCCTCCGACGAAACCGGAAAAAAGAAATCAACATTTGCCTCGCTGAAGTCGCTGGTGGCTCACATGGTCGAAGAGAAACGCACGCTCATCACTGCGTTCATCGCCATGCAGGTAGCCGCCGCTCTCACCTTGCTGGGACCGCTGCTCATCGGGCACACCATCGACACGTATGTGCAGACGAAGCAGTTTCACGGTGTTCTGGTTTTCAGTAGCATCTTGCTGGTGATGTACATCATCTCGCTCTTTGCCGGCTACCTGCAAACCAAACTGATGGGCACCGTTGGGCAACGCATGTTGTTTACACTGCGCAACGCCCTCTTCAACAAGATACAGGAACTGCCATACGATTTCTTCAACCAGAATAAAGCCGGTGACCTCATTTCACGTCTGAACAACGACACCGACAAGGTGAACCAGTTCTTCTCGCAGTCGCTGATGCAATTTGTCCGCTCCATCCTCATCATGATTGGTGCCGGAATTTTCCTGCTCTCCATCAACCTTGAGCTGGGAGCTGCAGCCCTCGCACCGGCAGTTATCATTTGGCTCATCACCCGCTTTGCATCGCCCTGGGTGAAGAAGCGCAATGCCGTCAACCTGAAAAGCGTGGGGAACCTTAGCTCCGAAGTGCAGGAAAGTCTCAACAATTTCAAGGTGATTGTGGCCTTCAACCGCCGCGACTATTTCCGGAAACGGTTCGACGAAGCTAACCTGGACAATTACAACACGTCCGTGAAGGCAGGCATCGCCAACAATCTGTTCATGCCGGTTTACACCTTCTTCTCCAACATCGGGCAACTGGTGGTACTCACCTTCGGCATCTACCTGATCGCAACCAATCACTTCACCATCGGTTTGCTCATCAGTTTCCTGGCATACATCACCAACTTTTACAACCCGCTGCGGCAACTCGCTTCCTTGTGGGCCAGCTTCCAGGTGGCACTGGCGGCATGGGACCGTATCCGGAAAATCCTGAACATGGAGAACAACATGCCACTGCTCGAAGCCGCCACCAACGTTGAATCCAATGCGCTCCTCTCCTTCCGGGATGTGTCGTTTACTTACCCGAACGGAACCGAAGTACTGCACCACATCAATTTCGATTTAGAGAAGGGGAAAACGTACGCATTTGTGGGACCGACCGGTGGAGGAAAAACCACCACGGCGTCGCTCATTTCGCGCCTTTACGACCCGACCAGTGGAACCGTGTGTCTTGACGGAAAAAACATCGGAGCCTACACGCCCGAAGAACGTACCCGGAAAATCGGCTTTATCCTGCAGGAACCGTTCCTCTTCAGCGGTACCATTCGCGACAATATCCTGTATGGCAACGAAGCCTACCGGGAATACAAAGACGATGAACTGACCAGGCTCATCCACGACGCGGGACTGGAATCGCTGCTGGAACGCTTCGACCAGGGCCTCAATACAAAAGTCGACGTATCAGGTGATGGCATCAGCCTCGGACAAAAGCAGCTCATCGCCTTCATGCGCGCCGTGTTGCGGCAACCCGACCTGCTTATCCTCGACGAAGCCACCGCCAACATCGATACGGTAACCGAACAGCTCCTCGATGAAATCCTGCAAAAGCTGCCGTCACACACCACAAAAGTCATTATCGCGCACCGCCTGAACACCATTGCCAATGCCGACGAGATTTACTTTGTCAACTCCGGGGAAGTCACCCGCGCCGGCTCCCTCGCCGATGCCGTACAAATGCTGAAAGAAGGCAAAATGGCAAGCTAG
- a CDS encoding LytTR family DNA-binding domain-containing protein, giving the protein MLDYLNKPYPFNDDFKHNLRIILGISLVVFLFLLLYKPLDLSALDLYDKVYLLLGFALVTLFSLGVNLLVLPALFPGIFLSGKWKIKYEILWNLWMLLTITVGYFFYARLTGLYELNFSTLIRILLFSIIPVSLLIVINQNRRLKMTIHSVDAFSDGMKNSEDVMINFPSKYKRGNAQVNARDLVMIHSAQNYIEIYWKEGDELQKVMVRNTLGNAIKQVKRFPHIIRCHRTCIVNMKYVTRMRSSQHGYHIHLDGVADELHVSRSFAPLFREIYGKLHEPELFQAGSSLKR; this is encoded by the coding sequence ATGCTTGACTACCTGAACAAACCGTATCCGTTTAACGACGATTTTAAGCATAACCTGCGCATCATCCTCGGCATTAGTCTGGTTGTATTTCTTTTCCTGTTATTGTACAAACCACTTGATTTATCGGCTCTCGATCTGTATGACAAAGTATACCTGTTGTTGGGATTTGCCCTGGTGACGCTTTTTTCGCTTGGCGTTAACCTGCTGGTGTTGCCAGCCCTTTTCCCGGGTATTTTCCTTTCGGGAAAATGGAAAATCAAATACGAGATTCTCTGGAACCTGTGGATGTTATTAACCATCACGGTAGGTTACTTTTTTTATGCCCGCCTGACAGGATTGTATGAACTGAACTTTTCCACGCTCATCCGGATTTTGTTGTTCAGCATCATTCCTGTGTCGTTGCTGATTGTCATTAATCAAAACCGCCGGTTGAAAATGACCATTCATTCGGTTGACGCTTTTTCTGACGGCATGAAGAACTCAGAGGATGTGATGATTAATTTTCCATCGAAATACAAAAGGGGAAACGCGCAGGTGAATGCCCGTGATTTGGTGATGATTCATTCGGCTCAGAACTACATCGAGATTTACTGGAAGGAAGGAGACGAGTTACAGAAGGTGATGGTGCGGAACACGTTGGGAAATGCCATAAAACAGGTGAAGCGCTTTCCGCATATCATTCGTTGTCACCGGACCTGTATCGTGAATATGAAGTATGTAACCCGCATGCGAAGCAGTCAGCACGGATATCACATCCATCTGGACGGTGTTGCGGACGAGTTGCATGTTTCCCGATCGTTTGCTCCGCTTTTCCGCGAAATTTACGGCAAACTTCACGAACCGGAACTTTTCCAGGCCGGTTCATCCCTAAAGAGGTAG
- a CDS encoding DUF6261 family protein: MLKKISSNSRSTEVGAVTSRIIKVYNNANLTTDSHLDGIITGLSTENNLLTKAVDRSKAESQLEEKDEVRDDKIHSLFQFVQGQTVHPDPAIRAAAETLMVVFNKYGLTIVNDSYDIETTLVKSLLDDLGEEGLQAAITAVAGTAELIAQLQAAQEDFEDFRAVYQTEKGKEKKLESATTIKKRMVRTINNQLVVHLRAMGNVDEALYGDFVRAVSTVIAENNEEVKKRRKKPEPAA, translated from the coding sequence ATGCTTAAGAAAATAAGTTCTAATAGCCGCTCTACGGAAGTAGGTGCTGTTACGAGTCGTATAATCAAGGTGTACAATAACGCCAACCTAACTACCGACAGCCATTTGGACGGAATTATCACCGGACTGTCGACAGAAAATAATCTACTCACCAAAGCGGTGGACCGCTCGAAGGCGGAGTCGCAGCTGGAGGAGAAGGATGAGGTGCGCGATGATAAAATTCACTCGCTCTTTCAGTTCGTGCAGGGACAGACTGTTCATCCCGACCCGGCTATCCGGGCGGCTGCGGAAACGCTGATGGTTGTGTTCAATAAATACGGCCTGACCATCGTAAATGATAGCTATGATATCGAGACTACGCTGGTGAAGTCGCTGCTCGACGACCTGGGCGAGGAAGGGCTGCAGGCAGCCATCACGGCGGTGGCAGGTACAGCCGAACTGATTGCCCAACTGCAGGCCGCACAGGAAGATTTTGAAGATTTCAGGGCGGTGTACCAGACCGAGAAGGGGAAGGAGAAGAAACTGGAGAGTGCGACCACCATTAAGAAACGGATGGTACGTACTATTAACAATCAACTGGTGGTGCACCTGCGGGCGATGGGGAATGTGGATGAAGCGCTGTACGGCGATTTCGTGAGAGCGGTATCGACCGTTATCGCCGAGAATAACGAAGAGGTGAAGAAACGCCGCAAAAAGCCGGAACCGGCTGCATAA
- a CDS encoding aldo/keto reductase: MKYNLLGNTGLKVSELCLGTMTFGGRGMWTAIGTLPQDQVNSLVKQAVDGGINFIDTANVYSEGLSEQMTGQAIRDLGLKRSDLVVATKVRGKMGEGPNDSGLSRKHILQQADESLQRLNMDYIDLYQIHGFDALTPLEETLDALDSLVKAGKVRHIGCSNLAAWQIMKALGISAREHLSKFVSLQAYYTIAGRDLERELVPLLLDQKLGLMVWSPLAGGLLSGKYGRDVESGEGRRANFDFPPVNKDKAFDIIDVMREIATAKDVTVAQIALAWLLHQPAVTTVIVGANKPQQLADNLASVNVELSDDELAQLDEVSKLAPEYPGWMLERQGADRK; this comes from the coding sequence ATGAAGTACAACTTATTAGGAAATACCGGATTAAAAGTATCGGAACTGTGCCTCGGCACCATGACCTTTGGCGGACGCGGCATGTGGACAGCTATCGGAACACTGCCGCAGGACCAGGTTAACTCACTGGTGAAGCAAGCCGTCGACGGCGGCATTAACTTCATCGACACCGCCAACGTGTACAGCGAAGGCCTTAGCGAGCAGATGACCGGACAGGCCATCCGCGATTTAGGACTGAAACGCAGCGACCTGGTGGTTGCCACCAAGGTGCGCGGCAAGATGGGCGAAGGTCCCAACGATTCCGGTTTATCCCGGAAACACATCCTGCAACAGGCCGACGAGAGCCTCCAACGGCTCAACATGGACTACATCGACCTGTACCAGATTCACGGCTTCGATGCGCTGACACCGCTCGAGGAGACCCTCGACGCACTTGACTCACTGGTGAAAGCCGGCAAGGTGCGCCACATCGGGTGCAGCAACCTCGCCGCCTGGCAAATCATGAAAGCGCTGGGTATCTCGGCCCGCGAGCACCTCAGTAAGTTCGTTTCACTACAGGCCTATTACACCATTGCCGGACGCGACCTCGAGCGCGAGCTGGTGCCGCTCCTCCTCGACCAGAAACTGGGACTGATGGTCTGGAGTCCGCTGGCCGGAGGATTGCTGAGTGGTAAATACGGCCGCGATGTGGAATCGGGCGAAGGACGCCGTGCCAACTTCGATTTCCCGCCGGTGAACAAAGACAAAGCCTTCGACATCATCGATGTGATGCGCGAAATCGCCACAGCCAAAGATGTCACCGTGGCACAGATTGCCCTGGCGTGGCTGTTACATCAACCAGCTGTCACTACCGTGATTGTGGGCGCCAACAAGCCGCAGCAGCTGGCCGACAACCTCGCTTCGGTGAACGTAGAGCTATCCGACGACGAACTCGCCCAACTCGACGAAGTGAGCAAGCTGGCCCCCGAATACCCCGGCTGGATGCTCGAGCGCCAGGGAGCCGACCGGAAATAA
- a CDS encoding aldo/keto reductase: protein MKYNLLGNTGLKVSELCLGTMTFGGRGMWTAIGTLPQEQVNSLVKQAVDGGINFIDTANVYSEGLSEQMTGQAIRDLGLNRSDLVVATKVRGKMGEGPNDSGLSRKHILQQADESLQRLNMDYIDLYQIHGFDALTPLEETLDALDSLVKAGKVRHIGCSNLAAWQIMKALGISAREHLSKFVSLQAYYTIAGRDLERELVPLLLDQKLGLMVWSPLAGGLLSGKYGRDVESGEGRRATFDFPPVNKDKAFDIIDVMREIATAKDVTVAQIALAWLLHQPAVTTVIVGANKPQQLADNLASVKVELSDDELAQLDEVSQLAPEYPGWMLDRQGADRK from the coding sequence ATGAAGTACAACTTATTAGGAAATACCGGATTAAAAGTATCGGAACTGTGCCTCGGCACCATGACCTTTGGCGGACGCGGCATGTGGACAGCCATCGGTACCCTGCCGCAGGAACAGGTCAACTCACTGGTGAAGCAGGCCGTCGACGGCGGCATCAACTTCATCGACACGGCCAACGTGTACAGCGAAGGCCTCAGCGAGCAGATGACCGGACAGGCCATCCGCGATTTAGGACTCAACCGCAGTGATCTGGTCGTCGCCACCAAGGTGCGCGGCAAGATGGGCGAAGGTCCCAACGACTCCGGTCTAAGCCGGAAACACATCCTGCAGCAGGCCGACGAGAGCCTTCAACGGCTGAATATGGATTACATCGACCTGTACCAGATTCACGGCTTCGACGCGCTGACACCGCTCGAGGAGACCCTCGACGCACTTGACTCACTGGTGAAAGCCGGTAAGGTGCGCCACATCGGGTGCAGCAACCTCGCCGCCTGGCAAATCATGAAAGCGCTGGGTATCTCGGCCCGAGAGCACCTCAGCAAGTTTGTTTCGCTGCAGGCCTATTACACCATTGCCGGACGCGACCTCGAGCGCGAGCTGGTGCCACTCCTCCTCGATCAGAAACTGGGACTGATGGTCTGGAGTCCGCTGGCCGGAGGTTTGCTGAGCGGTAAATACGGCCGCGATGTGGAATCGGGCGAAGGACGCCGTGCCACCTTCGATTTTCCGCCGGTGAACAAAGACAAAGCTTTCGACATCATCGATGTGATGCGCGAAATCGCCACCGCCAAAGATGTCACCGTAGCACAGATTGCCCTGGCGTGGCTGTTACATCAACCAGCTGTCACTACCGTGATTGTGGGCGCCAACAAGCCGCAGCAGCTGGCCGACAATCTCGCCTCGGTGAAAGTAGAGCTTTCCGACGACGAGCTCGCTCAACTCGACGAAGTGAGCCAGCTGGCACCCGAATATCCCGGCTGGATGCTCGACCGACAGGGAGCCGACCGGAAATAA